In one window of Leguminivora glycinivorella isolate SPB_JAAS2020 chromosome 10, LegGlyc_1.1, whole genome shotgun sequence DNA:
- the LOC125230397 gene encoding luciferin 4-monooxygenase-like — translation MAGVLIQARSDNHVGHFLVNYMKKDQDQICQIDAATGEQETRRSVLARAIRLAQCFRRLGLKPGDVLVLGGKNHLDVHIPYYAALVNGLPLAGVDPQFKYTEIKELFKIVEPKVAFCQNVMYEDYSRAAKDLGLDIKIFTFDGENSMTKLMNTYTDLEPEEQFKVAEFDVSKVYCWLVSTSGSTGFPKVAALSHSNVLQNVEFFSHAAPPGGERRTAMNLSSIQWISACFNTSAPCTTEHVIDLINKYKPVTTFTTATLLSPILHHEKHCDLTCFDVLKVGGSKIYLEFMNALSARVRKDTKIVVGYGMTECGGSVFKPCPDGPFGNIGVEYPLYQVKIVDPETEKVILEPNVTGELRVKGPRMECYYNNPKATAEAFAEDGYLKSGDLVYKDENGYYFFVDRLKMLLKYKNYQVIPPEIEEVILTHPGVQDVCVTGVPHIDDGERVAACIVRRPGSTVSAQEIKDLVASKMSVHKQLYGGVVFVNELPLTSNGKVSRVKVKNITINSKRE, via the exons ATGGCGGGGGTTTTGATACAGGCTAGGAGCGACAATCATGTCGGCCACTTTCTTGTGAATTATATGAAGAAAGATCAGGATCAGATTTGTCAG ATCGATGCAGCAACCGGTGAGCAAGAAACCAGGAGGTCTGTGCTCGCCCGAGCCATTCGGCTAGCCCAATGCTTCAGAAGACTAGGATTAAAGCCGGGAGACGTCCTAGTGTTGGGCGGAAAGAACCATTTGGATGTCCACATCCCTTACTACGCAGCTCTTGTCAATGGCCTTCCGTTAGCTGGAGTTGACCCACAATTCAAATACA CTGAAATAAAGGAGCTTTTCAAAATAGTGGAACCGAAAGTGGCATTTTGTCAAAACGTAATGTACGAGGACTATAGCCGTGCTGCAAAAGATTTAGGACTCGACATTAAAATATTCACGTTTGATGGTGAAAATTCCATGACTAAGTTGATGAACACTTACACGGATCTCGAGCCTGAAGAGCAGTTTAA agTCGCCGAGTTCGATGTGTCCAAAGTGTACTGCTGGTTGGTGAGCACGAGCGGTTCCACTGGCTTCCCAAAGGTGGCAGCACTGTCGCACTCCAACGTGCTACAGAATGTGGAGTTCTTCAGTCATGCAGCCCCTCCAGGGGG TGAGCGTAGAACAGCCATGAACCTATCATCCATTCAATGGATCTCCGCGTGCTTCAAT ACATCTGCCCCGTGCACCACTGAACATGTCATCGACCTCATCAATAAGTACAAG cCAGTAACAACGTTCACAACAGCAACACTGCTGTCGCCCATTCTGCATCATGAGAAACACTGCGACCTCACATGTTTCGATGTCTTGAAAGTCGGCGGCTCCAAGATTTATTTAGAGTTCATGAATGCTTTAAGC GCTCGTGTACGAAAAGATACGAAGATAGTCGTGGGATATGGTATGACTGAATGTGGAGGATCAGTATTTAAGCCCTGTCCTGACGGACCTTTCGGCAATATTGGAGTAGAATATCCGCTGTATCAAGTAAAG atAGTTGATCCGGAAACAGAAAAAGTTATTTTAGAACCCAATGTGACAGGAGAACTCCGAGTCAAAGGGCCTAGAATGGAG tgTTATTACAATAATCCTAAAGCAACAGCCGAAGCGTTCGCAGAAGATGGTTACTTAAAATCAGGAGATCTGGTGTATAAGGATGAAAACGGCTATTACTTCTTTGTGGATAGACTCAAAATGCTACTGAAGTACAAAAACTATCAA GTCATACCTCCAGAGATAGAAGAAGTGATCCTAACGCATCCTGGCGTACAAGACGTATGTGTTACTGGTGTCCCACACATAGATGACGGAGAGCGTGTAGCGGCGTGCATAGTGCGACGACCAGGGTCTACGGTCTCCGCTCAGGAGATCAAGGATCTCGTCGCCA gcaAAATGTCTGTTCACAAGCAGTTGTACGGAGGTGTCGTGTTCGTGAATGAGCTGCCCCTCACATCTAACGGAAAAGTTAGTCGTGTTAAAGTGAAAAATATTACAATCAATTCAAAGAGAGAGTAA